From Desmodus rotundus isolate HL8 chromosome 10, HLdesRot8A.1, whole genome shotgun sequence, one genomic window encodes:
- the ANPEP gene encoding aminopeptidase N yields MAKGFYISKPLGILGIILGVGAVATIIALSVVYSQEKNKSTDSTTSGTAQPSTTVATTLDQSKPWNRYRLPQTLEPESYKVTLRPYLTPNKDGLYIFEGSSTVRFKCKEATDVIIIHSKKLKYVKTPEQHMVTLRGVGGAQAPAIDRTELVEVTEYLVVHLKSQLQAGSLYEMDSQFEGELADDLAGFYRSEYMDGNVKKVLATTQMQSADARKSFPCFDEPAMKARFNITLIHPNNLTALSNMLPIGPSVPFKEDPTWNKTEFQTTPVMSTYLLAYIVSEFTSVERKESMAPNNDVLIRIWARPSATAAGHGDYALSVTGSILKFFADHYTTPYPLEKSDQIGLPDFNAGAMENWGLVTYRETSLLFDPQISSSSNKERVVTVIAHELAHQWFGNLVTVAWWNDLWLNEGFASYVEYLGANYAEPTWNLKDLIVQNELYRVMAVDALASSHPLTTPAEEVNTPAQISEMFDSISYSKGASVLRMLSSFLTENVFKDGLASYLGAFAYKSATYKDLWVHLQKAVDNQKDVVLPKNVSTIMDRWILQMGFPVVTVDTKTGNISQEHFLLDPESKPARPSPFNYQWIIHISSMKDGTTQKDYWLEEPTKIEEQFKTAADNWILLNIDVTGYYQVNYDEDNWRKIQGQLQRDRLVIPVINRAQVIHDAFDLASAGMVPVTLALNNTLFLIRETEYLPWEAALNSLSYFKLMLDRSSTYAPMQNYLRKQVTPLFNYFKTITNNWSQRPGKLMDQYNEVNAISTACSSGLPECQSLVSGLFNQWMNNPENNLIHPNLRSAVYCNAIALGGEEEWNFAWEQFQKATVVNEADKLRAALACTKQVWILDRYLRYTLNSTLIRKQDATSTIISIANNVMGQALAWNFVQANWKKLFEDYGGGSFSFSNLIQAVTRRFSSEEELQALEQFKENNAGTGFGSATRALEQALEKTKANIKWVKDNRDVVHQWFIDNSQ; encoded by the exons ATGGCCAAGGGCTTCTACATTTCCAAGCCCCTAGGCATCCTGGGCATCATCCTGGGTGTGGGGGCTGTGGCCACCATCATCGCCCTGTCTGTGGTGTACTCccaggagaagaacaagagcactGACTCCACCACCTCTGGCACAGCACAACCCAGCACCACCGTGGCCACCACCTTGGACCAGAGCAAGCCATGGAATCGATACCGCCTTCCCCAGACACTGGAGCCCGAGTCCTACAAGGTGACACTAAGGCCCTACCTCACTCCCAACAAGGACGGCCTGTATATCTTCGAGGGCTCCAGCACTGTGCGCTTCAAGTGCAAGGAGGCCACCGACGTCATCATCATCCACAGCAAGAAGCTCAAGTATGTTAAGACCCCGGAGCAGCACATGGTGACCCTGCGGGGTGTTGGGggtgcccaggcccctgccaTCGACAGGACTGAGCTGGTCGAGGTCACAGAGTACCTTGTGGTGCACCTGAAGAGCCAGCTGCAGGCCGGCAGCCTATACGAGATGGACAGCCAGTTCGAGGGCGAGCTGGCCGACGACCTGGCTGGCTTCTACCGCAGCGAGTACATGGACGGCAATGTCAAAAA GGTGCTGGCCACGACGCAGATGCAGTCTGCAGACGCCCGGAAGTCCTTCCCATGCTTTGACGAGCCAGCCATGAAAGCCCGGTTTAACATCACCCTCATCCACCCCAACAACCTCACAGCCCTGTCCAACATGCTGCCCATAG GCCCCAGCGTCCCGTTTAAGGAAGACCCCACCTGGAACAAGACGGAGTTCCAGACCACCCCTGTGATGTCCACGTACCTGCTGGCGTACATCGTGAGCGAGTTCACGTCTGTGGAGCGGAAGGAGTCGATGGCGCCCAACAACGATGTCCTG ATCCGGATCTGGGCTCGGCCCAGCGCGACCGCGGCAGGTCATGGTGATTATGCCCTGAGCGTGACTGGCTCCATCCTGAAATTCTTCGCTGATCATTATACCACACCCTACCCCCTCGAAAAGTCCG ACCAGATCGGCTTGCCTGACTTCAATGCCGGTGCCATGGAGAACTGGGGGCTGGTGACCTACCGGGAGACCTCCCTGCTGTTTGACCCCCAGATCTCCTCCAGCAGCAACAAGGAGCGGGTAGTCACTGTGATCGCCCACGAGCTGGCCCACCAG tggTTTGGGAACCTGGTGACGGTGGCCTGGTGGAACGACCTGTGGCTGAACGAGGGCTTTGCCTCCTACGTGGAGTACCTGGGTGCCAACTACGCCGAGCCCACATGGAACCTG AAAGACCTCATCGTGCAGAACGAGCTGTACCGCGTGATGGCCGTGGATGCCctggcctcctcccaccccctgaccACCCCTGCTGAGGAGGTCAACACACCAGCACAGATCAGTGAGATGTTTGACTCCATCTCCTACAGCAAG GGAGCCTCTGTCCTTAGGATGCTGTCCAGCTTCCTGACTGAGAATGTGTTCAAGGATGGCCTGGCG TCCTATCTTGGTGCCTTTGCCTATAAGAGTGCCACCTACAAGGACCTATGGGTGCACCTGCAGAAG GCTGTGGACAATCAGAAGGACGTCGTGCTGCCTAAAAACGTGAGCACCATCATGGACCGCTGGATCCTGCAGATGGGCTTCCCTGTCGTCACTGTGGACACCAAGACAGGGAATATCTCCCAGGAGCACTTCCTTCTGGACCCTGAGTCCAAGCCTGCCCGCCCCTCACCATTCAA CTACCAGTGGATCATCCATATCTCGTCTATGAAAGATGGCACCACCCAGAAGGACTACTGGCTGGAGGAACCCACCAAAA TCGAGGAACAGTTCAAAACCGCAGCCGACAACTGGATCCTGCTGAATATCGACGTCACAGGCTACTACCAGGTGAACTACGATGAAGACAACTGGAGGAAGATTCAGGGTCAGCTGCAGAGAGACCGGTTG GTCATCCCAGTCATCAATCGGGCGCAGGTCATCCACGATGCCTTCGATCTGGCCAG TGCCGGCATGGTCCCTGTCACCCTGGCGCTGAACAACACCCTCTTCCTGATCCGAGAGACGGAATACCTGCCCTGGGAGGCCGCCCTGAACAGCCTGAGCTACTTCAAGCTCATGTTGGACCGCTCCAGCACCTATGCCCCCATGCAG AACTACCTGAGGAAGCAGGTCACACCCctcttcaattattttaaaaccatcaCCAACAACTGGAGTCAGCGCCCAGGAAAACTGATGGACCA GTACAACGAGGTGAACGCCATCAGCACCGCCTGCTCCAGTGGGCTCCCTGAGTGCCAGAGCCTGGTGTCTGGCCTTTTCAACCAGTGGATGAACAACCCTGAGAATAACTT aaTCCACCCCAACCTGCGGTCCGCTGTCTACTGCAACGCTATTGCCCTGGGTGGCGAGGAGGAGTGGAACTTCGCCTGGGAGCAGTTCCAAAAAGCCACAGTAGTAAACGAAGCTGACAAGCTGCGAGCGGCCCTGGCCTGCACCAAGCAAGTCTGGATCCTGGACAG GTACCTGCGTTACACCCTGAACTCCACCCTCATCCGGAAGCAGGATGCCACCTCCACCATCATTAGCATCGCCAACAATGTCATGGGGCAGGCTCTGGCCTGGAATTTCGTCCAGGCGAACTGGAAGAAGCTCTTTGAGGA ttACGGTGGaggctccttctccttctccaacCTCATCCAGGCGGTCACGCGGCGGTTCTCCAGTGAGGAGGAGCTGCAGGCG CTGGAGCAGTTCAAGGAGAACAACGCGGGCACAGGCTTTGGCTCGGCCACGCGGGCTCTGGAGCAAGCCCTGGAGAAGACCAAAGCCAACATCAAGTGGGTGAAGGACAACAGGGACGTGGTGCACCAGTGGTTCATAGACAACAGCCAGTAG